In Pecten maximus chromosome 10, xPecMax1.1, whole genome shotgun sequence, one genomic interval encodes:
- the LOC117336791 gene encoding uncharacterized protein LOC117336791: MSSSSSSSSTQTRKISTTDRKGVQSLFIPAVPQIVLNADEKADASSTNTIPHSRSAGELATCMAGGSGASSKSSSGNAINCNGKEAEPRNVIDIYCSPRLPRRSFHQYGNHSSHCDDDSNWLESYDPNTLPTKLGPGSRVGSAVSLTSEYTARSVGLISNDSSSDSTQFSDKLEMIKQKQSLLRRYVSNPEKPNDIYETQVQRCTKSVNNLHNECGQQLFVNQSNSNTDGSFPDLGSLAGVERDLSKVRTGYEESDDGFSSSMVTMVTDELAVKEGRVRQWLTEMGSTNE; this comes from the coding sequence ATGTCATCGTCATCGTCTTCATCTTCAACACAAACGAGAAAAATATCAACTACCGATCGGAAAGGTGTCCAATCCCTGTTTATACCGGCGGTGCCCCAGATCGTCCTGAACGCGGACGAGAAGGCAGATGCCAGTTCTACTAATACAATACCCCATTCTCGATCAGCCGGTGAATTGGCTACGTGTATGGCCGGTGGGTCCGGAGCTTCAAGCAAATCTTCAAGTGGAAACGCCATTAATTGTAATGGGAAAGAAGCAGAGCCTAGaaatgttatagatatatactgttctCCTAGACTTCCGAGACGGTCTTTCCATCAATACGGAAATCACAGTAGCCATTGTGACGATGACTCGAATTGGCTGGAATCGTATGACCCCAACACGCTCCCTACTAAACTTGGCCCCGGAAGTCGTGTCGGAAGTGCTGTTTCCCTTACTAGTGAGTATACGGCTCGTAGTGTGGGTCTCATATCTAACGATTCTTCGTCTGATAGCACACAGTTTTCGGACAAACTGGAGATGATAAAGCAAAAACAGAGTCTGCTGAGGCGATACGTATCAAATCCCGAAAAACCAAACGATATTTACGAAACTCAAGTTCAAAGGTGTACtaaatctgtaaataatttacataatgaATGTGGACAACAATTGTTTGTCAATCAAAGCAATTCTAATACGGACGGAAGTTTTCCTGACTTGGGTTCCCTAGCTGGGGTCGAGAGGGATCTATCAAAAGTCAGGACGGGCTACGAGGAGTCGGACGATGGTTTTTCATCGTCTATGGTTACTATGGTTACAGACGAGTTGGCTGTGAAAGAAGGAAGGGTTCGTCAGTGGCTAACGGAAATGGGTTCCACCAATGAATAA